GAATGTGtcaataagtctgtgtgaaaaGGTCACTGTGCAATGCATTGATATTGTCGACAGTTTAACTGTAATTCATCACATATTGTTATAATAAGAAATTGGCACCATGTCTTCAGTgtgtatttctaaataaataagttactttgtctttctttttgcaGTTCTATGCTGAATAAATATCTCCTGACGACCCTTAAGTCCAGATACTTTCAGAACCAATCATGGCAAGGAACTTCTTTGGCCTTTCAGGCAACAAGCGCATTGCCATCGGCCTGCTGGTCAATCTGTTCTCCTCCATCTGCATCGTCTTCATCAACAAATGGATCTACGTACGCTACGGATTCCCCAATATGACTCTGACCCTGGTTCATTTCGTGGTCACATGGCTGGGACTTTACATCTGCCAGAAAAGAGACATTTTCTCCCCAAAAAGCCTCCCCCTGAGGAGGATAGTGTGGCTGGCTCTGAGTTTCTGTGGCTTCGTGGCCTTCACCAACCTCTCACTGCAAAACAACTCCATAGGAACGTACCAGCTGGCCAAGGCCATGACCACGCCCGTCATCATTCTCATCCAAACAGCTTACTACAAGAAGACCTTTTCGACCAAGATCAAACTGACACTGGTGAGAAAAGTCGTCTCACAAACATGGGAAACGTGTAAAGGTTTTGGTTGAGTTATGGTTGACTTTCTTTCTCCAGGTGCCGATAACGTTAGGAGTGATACTGAACTCTTACTACGATGTTCGGTTCAACCTGTTGGGAACAGTGTTTGCCTCCCTGGGAGTGCTGGTAACGTCACTCTATCAAGTGGTAAGTGGAGTTTGACACAAACAAGTGTAACTAATAAATCAGCCGATGGCATGACCCCGCCCCTTTACACACACTATTTGTTTGGTCCTAAAGTTTCCTTGACTGTTGCCTTTCAAATGTCAGTGCtttgaaggaatatgaaacagccaCTGCAGAGAAACATAGTATAAACTtaaatttaaagctgctttccTTTATAATCTTTTATTAGACAAATAATCATATTGTATACAGTACCTCAtcgatcaatgaatcaaacatttacttcaaaaagaaaggaaaaaggttaaaattccagtttgaagtttgtttttaacgCCACTGTAAACACGCTGTTGGtcattttgcgcattgcattgtgggaagtggagtctcgtacatagaagtgtttttactcccTTCTTTTCATGATTTCTTGCGTTTCTTTGCCAGAtaagacggacagtgatgatcatcttgacaccatttttgttgtagtttgttcccggtattctcCCATCAGAATGTagtaaaaaatacttttatggggcggtgtgtagctcagtggtttgagcgcccgccccatgtacagaggctgtagttcctcacctgcagcgggtccaggttcgattcccggcctgggaccctttcctgcgtgtcattccctgctctctcttacccccttcctgtcaagcaactgtcatataaaggccactagagccaaaaaaaaatcctttaaaaaaaaaaaaaaaaaaaaatacttttatgtATGTGTTTCcgcgactccacatcccacaatgcaatatgtGAAAAGGTCAACAAACCGCGTGTTTAATATAACTAAAAGAGTCACTTTCAAGCAGCACTTTCAacgtttttcatcttttttcgagcaaatgatGTTTAGTTTATTGATTGATGAGACGTACACTATGGATTCATCTAATGAAATTATCACGAGTAGCAGCTCTAAAGTTCTCTGTCTTTAGAGGaaaaaatctttcttttttcatggGTTTGAATTAGAttatttgaatacatttttggtgcatcacttcTTTAAACCAAAGcaaactgtaaaataatcattttctcttttttttttttttgtcagtgggTCGGTGCGAAACAACATGAGCTCCAGGTGGACTCCATGCAGCTACTTTATTATCAGGTACGACTCCCACCAGAAGCTTAATGCCATAGTGTTCAGCGgctgaaatgtaattaaatgtatttgatgAAGGTCAAGAACTCTTTGCTCTGTTCATACTTCCAACTTATTTGATCAATCTACTAGTTATGTTGTGCAGCGtaatccagaaacacaaaagctGCACAGTCACCAACAAAGACCAGATGCAGGCCTCTCTAAATGTGCAAATACTGATTGAAGTCCCTAATCCTGTTTTTTCCTCCtcaggctcctctgtcctcagGCTTCCTGCTCTGCATCGTTCCCATGTTTGAGCCTCTGAGCGGAGATGGAGGAATATTTGGGCCCTGGTCTGTTCCAGCTCTGGTAGGAGTTCACACTCTGTGTTGGTCCTCGTGCAGAATGCTGAGGTCATGTTCATCTCTTCTGTTACAGATGACTGTGCTGTTTTCTGGTGTGGTGGCATTCCTGGTCAACTTGTCCATCTACTGGATCATTGGAAACACCTCAGCTGTCACGTATCCtccaaatataaatgttatacTATTTGGTTTTAGTCTTATAGGGCTTCAGGAAAACTGCCTGTTTTTACAAAATTCCCGTGGTTTAGTTTTTGAGAAGATAATCTGTACGAAAACTTGTTGTGATTAGAAGAACTCGAGTGCATTTGCAGTTAAAGAAGATGTaagggctttttttttaaaggtgtgctctggtttttttgttttcttttgtgtgttacaACAGACATTTTTAAGGGCTTAATGCAAATGAATTGACATTTCCAACtatatttgctttttaaacATCACAGGCATATTTATAAGCAGTTAGTTTGGTCAAGTTTTTACAGATGAGcctcactaaaaataaaataaacaagaaaacaaaatacaagaattattaattcaaataaaaggaATTTTAAGGAAGTTTTTccgtaaataaataaacttcaaCTTTCACAGctagtctttttttaaatggtttttataAAGTTGATATGTGCTACTTAAAAATAAAGGTACCTTTTCCAGTGgaatgtaaacaatgttttttgctCTGGAAAAACTTGTATTATATGGATGTGTTACTGGATGTATTATACTAagtaaaagaagagaaaaacaaacttaGGAGCCAACATAACGAAGGATGTTTTTGATTAGATTTATCTTCCTTTTGGCTGCTTTTTGAATGAACTTTGGCAGAAGAAAAAATTTGAGCctatttaagattaaaaaaagctcAAATGTCCTTAAGGTCTGGCCTTTATTAAGTGTGTTGTATTTGATGGGGTTCTTTATTTAAGTTCTAATagtgaaatatgttttttttttataagaacttgtgaatatttttttgccttcagctaaaaaacataatacattttGACACCACTTTAGgtttaaaatggtttaaagCAGATTTTCCATGACTTGtaactttttcaagtttttaatttTCCAACAGTTTTCAATCATGGAGGGAAGTTTGCAGGTGCTCTTTAAGATTCCGGTTCTTTCTTGtgcactttttgttgttttttttccctgactGACTTCTACAGGTACAACATGTTTGGCCATTTTAAATTCTGCATCACTCTGGTTGGAGGGTACCTGCTCTTCCATGACCCTCTGTCCCTCAACCAGGTGAGCGTCTTCTTTTGGTTTCTACACAACATTGTTGGAACTTTGACACAACATcactttttatgttattttcctCTCAGGCGTTGGGAATCCTCTGCACTTTGGCAGGAATTCTGTCTTACACTCATTTCAAGCTGGCGGAACAGGAAGAGGGAAAAAGCCGATTGGCTCAAAGGCCGTAGGCTGAGTTCAAGCGACTGCTTTGATTCGGGacatttttactactttttttttaaagaatcttttttttttaaacaattatttttagatGATTTCAGCTGTTAGGTTATACAACCACGGCCACTTCTCTTTGTGGTATTTCT
This genomic window from Gouania willdenowi chromosome 6, fGouWil2.1, whole genome shotgun sequence contains:
- the slc35e3 gene encoding solute carrier family 35 member E3; amino-acid sequence: MARNFFGLSGNKRIAIGLLVNLFSSICIVFINKWIYVRYGFPNMTLTLVHFVVTWLGLYICQKRDIFSPKSLPLRRIVWLALSFCGFVAFTNLSLQNNSIGTYQLAKAMTTPVIILIQTAYYKKTFSTKIKLTLVPITLGVILNSYYDVRFNLLGTVFASLGVLVTSLYQVWVGAKQHELQVDSMQLLYYQAPLSSGFLLCIVPMFEPLSGDGGIFGPWSVPALMTVLFSGVVAFLVNLSIYWIIGNTSAVTYNMFGHFKFCITLVGGYLLFHDPLSLNQALGILCTLAGILSYTHFKLAEQEEGKSRLAQRP